From the Lepidochelys kempii isolate rLepKem1 chromosome 2, rLepKem1.hap2, whole genome shotgun sequence genome, one window contains:
- the LRATD2 gene encoding protein LRATD2, translating into MGNQVEKLTHLNYKEVPTADPTGMDRDEGPRIGVSYIFSSDDDELEQQDSVAQDMGGEHPVPQLYDPQVQEVECSVYYRDECIYQKSFAGDDTTPDERDGGGGQLSTYTPENLLNRCKPGDLVEFVCQAQYPHWAVYVGDFQVVHLQRLEVVNSFLTDASQGRRGRIANYLYRYKPLSPAMVVRNALEQVGCKDRELSWRNSECFAAWCRYGKREFKIGGELRIGKQPYRLRIRLGDKRSHTLEFQSLEDLIMEKRRNDQIGRAAVIQELSSHLQAAEEEEDPGAQTAAE; encoded by the coding sequence ATGGGGAACCAGGTGGAGAAACTGACCCACTTAAACTACAAGGAAGTTCCTACCGCCGACCCGACGGGCATGGACAGAGACGAGGGTCCCAGGATCGGGGTGTCCTACATCTTTTCCAGTGACGATGACGAGCTGGAGCAGCAGGACTCCGTGGCTCAGGATATGGGAGGCGAGCACCCTGTACCGCAACTCTATGACCCCCAGGTGCAGGAGGTGGAGTGTTCGGTTTATTATCGGGATGAGTGTATCTACCAGAAGAGCTTTGCTGGGGATGATACCACACCAGATGagagggatggaggtggggggcagctgAGCACTTACACCCCGGAAAACCTGCTGAACAGATGTAAACCAGGCGACCTGGTGGAATTTGTGTGCCAGGCCCAGTACCCACACTGGGCAGTGTATGTTGGGGATTTTCAGGTAGTGCACCTGCAGCGGCTGGAGGTGGTGAACAGCTTCCTGACTGATGCCAGCCAGGGCAGGAGAGGTCGTATTGCCAACTATTTGTACCGTTACAAGCCCCTGAGCCCGGCTATGGTGGTGCGGAATGCCCTGGAGCAGGTGGGCTGCAAGGATCGGGAGCTGAGCTGGAGGAACTCTGAGTGCTTTGCTGCCTGGTGCCGCTATGGCAAACGGGAATTTAAAATTGGCGGGGAGCTCCGCATAGGCAAGCAGCCCTACCGGTTGCGAATCCGGCTGGGGGACAAACGCAGCCATACGCTGGAATTCCAGAGCCTGGAGGATCTGATcatggagaagaggaggaatgACCAGATCGGtagggctgctgtgatccaggAGCTCTCCAGCCATCTGCAagctgcagaggaggaggaggatcccGGTGCCCAGACTGCTGCTGAGTAG